The genomic window CGAGTCGGAGCTCTTCGGGCACGAGCGAGGGGCCTTCACGGGCGCCTCGTCCGAGCGCGCCGGTATCTTCGAGAAGAGCCGCGGCGGAACGGTCTTCCTCGACGAACTGGGGGAGCTGCCGCTCGACGTGCAGACGCGCCTGCTGCGGGTCCTCGACCGCCGGCAGATCCGCCGCGTGGGGGGCGACGCCGTGCGCAAGGTGGACGTGCGCATCGTCGCCGCCACGAACCGGGACCTGCGCGAGGAGGTGCGCCAGGGGCGCTTTCGCCAGGATCTCTATTTCCGCCTCTCCGTGGTGCGCATCAACGTGCCCCCGCTGCGCAAGCGGCTCGAAGACCTCCCGCTCCTCGCCGAGCACTTCCTCTGGCAGATGGGCTGCGTCAACCCGCCCGAGGTGCTCACCCCCGAGGTGCTCAAGGTGCTCCTCTCGCGCAAGTGGCCGGGGAACGTGCGCGAGCTCCGCAACGTGGTGGAGCGCTCGGTGGTGCTGGCGGACGAGGCCCCCTTCCAGGTGGACTCGGCGCAGCTCTCGGCCACCTCCGAGGAGGAGGGGCTGACCGACGAGGAGCGCGGGGCCGCACACCGTCCGGTGACCACGCCGAGCGGCGCCGCAAACTGGCTCGCTCCGGCGGTACCGGCCGGCTTCCTCGACCAGCCCTACAAGGGGGCGAAGGAGTCGCTGCTCCAGCTCTTCGAGGAGCTCTACCTCTCGCGCCTCTACGAGCGCTACGGCCACAACATCTCGCGCATCGCGAGAGACGCGGGGGTCGACCGCCAGCTCGTGCGCCGGCTCCTGCGCAAGCACGGCCTTCCGGAGGAACCGTGAGCGCGCGAGCCTCCCTCGCGCGGGCGCTCCTTGGGGTCGCGCTGGCTCTCGCCGCACCCGCGCGGGTTCTCGCGGACGGTGGGGCCGGCATCCTGCGCGTCGCCGCGCCGGCGCGACACGCGGCGCGTCTCGAGGTCTCTCTCGGGCGTGCGGTAGCCGAGGCCGGACGTCCGGGGGTGCTCGCTCCGGCCGAGCTGAGCGTGCGACTCGGCGGCGCGGAGGGGGTGGCGCAGGCCGTGGAGGCCGCGGGGCAGAAGGTGGTCCACGCGGAGCAAGCCGCCCTGCGCATGGACCGAGCGGCGGCCGTGGCCTCCGCGACGCAGGCCGTGGCGCAGCTTCGCGCGGTCGGCGCCTCCAACCACGCGAGGCACTCGCTCGCGCAGGCGCACCTGGCGCTCGGTCAGGCGCTGCTCCTCTATCCGCCGGACCCCGACGGGGCGAAGGCCGCCTTCGGCGCGGCGGTAGAGCTCGAACCGGAGCTGGCCGTGGACCCCGACCGTATGGCACCGCGGGCCGCGCGCCTGCTCGAGGAAGCACGTCGCGCCCCGCGTGCGCCCAAGCCACCGCGCCGGGAGGAGCTCGCCGAGCTCGCCCAGCGCAGCCGGCTCGGGACGCTGGTGTGGGTCTCGGTGCAGCCGCGCGGGCCGGCGGAGGTCGAGGTGCAGGTCGCCGTGTACGAGCACTCCCGCGGCGCGGTGGCGGCCACGCTGCGACGGACGATGCCCGAGGGGACGCTGCTCGCGGGGAGCGCGGCGCTCGTCGTGCAGGCGCTCGGCGGAGCTCTCGGCGGGCCGCCGGCCCCGGGACTCGCGGCGGGCGCGGGAGGGCAGGGCGCCCCTCCGCCGGCCGCGAAGAGACGGTCCTGGTATCAGCACTGGTGGGTCTGGACCGTGGCCGGAGTCGTGGTGTCGGGCACGGCGGTCGCGCTCGGCGTGGGGCTGACGACCAGCCGTGGCGGGACTCCGACGCCTCCGGGCCCCGCGGGCTTCGACTTGCACCTCCACTTCTGAGGCAGGAAGGGACCACGTGAACCACGCGCTCCGTCGCATCGGAAGCCTCGTCGCCGCGAGCCTCTTTCTGGCGTGCGGAGAGGAGCCGGTCCAGGCCCCACCGGCCGCGCGGCTCGACGTGACCGTGGACCAGAGGGAGTGCAGGCCGGGTTGCACCGTGAACCGGTACACCGTCTACGTGCTCAAGGAGGGGGGGCACGAGGGCTGTATCTACAGGGAAGCGCCCGTGACCGCGCAGCCCGATCAGGTGCTGGCGGGCCTGCAGCTCACCGCGGGCTCGCAGATCCGCGTGGCGCTCGCGGCCTACTGCGGGGCCGACCGCTGTGCCAAGTGCCGCGCGAACAAGCCGCTCACCGTGGCCGACGGCGCGAAGCTCTCGCTCAAGCTCGAGATGATCTCCGACTGCAAGGTGGATTTGCCCGGCGACGACCGCTGTCCCTAAACATGGCCACCTTGGCCGCGATCCATCCCGGCGGGCTGTGTCGCGCCTGCGCTCCGGTGCTCACAGCGCAAAAAAGGCTGCTCCGCTCCGGTGCTCGGCGCTCCTTGCCTGCCGGGCGCCTCGCGGCCAATCCGGCCATGTTTGATCTCGAATTAGTGTGTTCTTGATCAAACTACACGGTCGCCGGTCACGCTCCGCGCAGCAGCCGGGCGAGGAGCTTCGCGCTCGCCACGAGGAGCACGAGCGCGTGGATGCGACGCAGCGTCCGCGCTTCGAGCCGCGCCGCGCCGAGCCAGCTCCCGGCGAGGCCCCCGATCACCGCCGCGCCGGCCAGCGGCAGGAAGGCGGTCGACAGGGGCGCGCCGCGCAAGAGGTGTCCCGCGAGGCCGAAGGCCGAGTTCACCACGATGAAGACCGCGGCCGCGCCGCTCGCCCCGCGCGGGTCCTGCCAGGCGGCCAGGATCAGGATCGGCGAGAGGAAGATGCCGCCGCCGATGCCCGTGAGGCCGGCGAGGAAGCCGAGCGCGCTACCGAGGAGCACGAGCCAGGGCCACGCGGGGGCCGGGCGCAACGCGTCCAGCCGCGCGGGAAGCCAGAGCCGGGCCGCCGCGACGAGGAGGGTGGCGCCGAGGAGCGGCATGTAGATCCGCTCGGGGAGCAGGATGAAGCCCCCGCCGAGGGCCGCCGGCACCGACCCCGCGCAGAGAGGGACGAGGAGCCGCCAGGGCACGGCGCCGCTCCGGCCGAAGCGCACGACGGCCACGCCGGCGACGAGGACGTTCATGGCCAGCGCCGTCGGCTTCATCACCGCCGCGGGCATGCCGAAGAGCGCGAAGAGGGCCAGGTACGCCGAGCCGCCTCCGTGCCCGCCCGCCGAGTAGAGCGCCGCCCCCAGCGCAACCGCCAGGCAGAGCAGCGACAGTCCGAGGGGCGCGGTCGGGTCCATGCCGCTACGAGGGCCCGCGGGTCAGGCCGGAAGCTCGGCGGGCGGATCGGAGAAGGCGTCGCTCTCGAGGAGGTGTCGCCGCAGGTAGCTCACGGTGTCGAGCAGCGTCTCCCCCGGGTCCCGCGTGGTGAAGCTGAGCTCGCGGCGCGCGCGGCCATCGTCCAGGTACCAGAAGTAGGTCGCCATCTCGACGCTCGTGTAATCCACTGGAGGGACGCGGTCGAAATGCCGGTAGAGGCTGTCCATCACGCGCGCCCCGAGGAGCGTCAGCCGGTCGGGGAGCTTCAACCGCGGCCCGGGGACCTTGGTAATGCGCGCGAGGCGTCCGAAGAACTCCGCGCAGGTCCAGTTCGGTCCGCCGAGCAGGTACTTCTCGCCGGGGCGCCCGCGCTCCATGGCCGCCACGAGCGCCGGGGCCACGTCTCGCGCGTCCACGAAGTTCATCCCTCCGGAGGGGACGACGGGGATCTCCTCCTTCAGGAAACGCAGGACGTCCTGCGTGGAGCTCAGCCGGTCGTCGCCCGGGCCGAGGAGCAGACTCGGGTTCACGGTCACGAGCTCCGGCCCCCCCTCGCACGCGCGCGCTGCGGTCTCCTCCTGATAGTACTTGCTGGCGTAGTAGGGCCAGCGTCCGATCAGCTCGAGCGGCGCGGCGTGGCTCTCGTCGGGGATCCGCAGCCCCGTCTCGGTCACGGCGAGCGTGCCGCTGGTCGAGACGAGCACGATGCGCCGCACCCGCGCCGCTTTCGCGGCCTCGCAGAGGTGGCGCGTCCCGTCCACGTGGATGGCGTGCATCAGCCGCGCGTCGTCGGGGCTGCGCGAGACCCGCCCCGCCAGGTGGTAGATCGTCTCGACCCCCGCGACCGCGCGCGTGGCGACCTCGGGCTCGGTGATCGAGCCCTGCACCACCTCCGCGCCGAGCGCCTCCAGCCAGCGCGGCGCCGGCCCGGTGGTGAGAACGCGCAACGTGCTCTCTCCTCGGGCGAGCAGGTGCTCGACGAGGTGTCGTCCCAGAAAGCCGGTTCCGCCGGTCACGAGGGTGCGCGTCATGCGAGGCCTCCGTCGGGGCCGAGCCGTTCACCATCCCAGAGGGCGCGCAGCGCGGAGGGGACGAAGGTCGCGTTCCGGCCGTCCCGGGCGCGCTCCACCAGGCGCTGCGTGGCGGCCGCCACCAGCCGGTAGCCTTCGCTCTTGGGCAGCCCGGAGACGAGCTCTTCTAGTCCCTCGTGGGGCATGAACTGGGCGATCGTGGCCCCCACCTTGCGGCCCTTCAACCAGACAGCCCCCTTCGGGAAGACGTCGAAGGTCCCCCAGATGTGCATCGGCAGGATGCCGACCTTGCCGTGGAGCGCGAGGTAGCCGAGGCTGGCCTTGAACTCGCCGAGCTCGCCCGTCGGAGAGCGCGTCCCCTCGGGGAAGATGAGCAGGTTGTAGCCGTGCTCCACCAGCTGGAGCGCGCGCTTGAGGGACTTGCGCAGCGACCCCGAGCGATCCATCGGCACGAGGTTGGTGAAGTTCTCGAAGTAGGCCCGCTTGTAGCGCTGGTCGAAGAAGTAGTCCGAGGCGGCCAGCGCGCAGAGGCTGTCGCCGGCCTCGCCGATGGCGAACTTGGCCAGCCCGATGTCCAGGTGCGAGCAGTGGTTCGGTGCGAGGATGAAGTTGCAGTGGGCCGGGATGTGCGCCTGACCGTCGAAGGAGGTCTCGAGGAGTCGCTCGTAGAGCCAGCGCTGGCCGGCGCCGAGGACCTTCCGGCCGACGCTCGCCACGACCTCGGGGATCTGGAGCTCGTCGCGCTCGACCGCCACGCTGGCCTCCGTCTCGTCGACCGGCGCGCGGCTCGGGCGCGTGCGCTGCGCTACGCCGGCGAGCTCGCGCACCGTGGCGATCCCGGTCAGGTCGTCCACGCCGCGCACGGTGGCCCCCGCGGCCTCGAGCGCCACGCCGAGCTCCGTGTACATCAGGCTGTCGAAGCCGAGCTCGTCGAGCCGCGTCGGCAACGCGATCCGGCCGCGTGGCCTCCCCGAGACCTGGGCCACGATGTCGAGCAGCCAGTCGTGCTCCGCCTCGCCGCCCCCCTCGCGGGCCCCATCCGTCTCGCCGTGTTTGTGCAGCCGCTGGAGCTCGGCTACGACCTCCCGCCGCTTGACCTTCTTCGTGGCCGTGCGCGGCAGCTCCCGGTCGCTGAGCTGCACCACCTTGATGCGCTTGAAGAAGGGGAGGCCCGCCGAGACGGAGCGCACGTGCTCGCGCACCCGCTCGCGCACCTCTTCCTTCTCCAGCGCTCCGTCGTGCTCGTAGTCCGGCACCACCAGCGCCGCCACGCGCTCGGCGGTCCCGTCGGGGAGCCCGACCACGCTCAGCTCCTTCACCCACGGCGAGGCGTAGAGCTCCTCGAGCTCGTCGGGGTAGACGTTCTTGCCGTTCGAATCGACGATCACTTCCTTGCTGCGGCCGACGATGTAGAGGTTCTTCTCCTCGTCGAGGTGCCCGAGGTCGCCCGTGTGGAGCCACCCCTCGCGGATCGTGGCGCGCGTGGCCTCCTGGTTCTGGAAGTACCCGGCCATCACGTTGTGCCCTCGGGCCACGACCTCGCCCACCCCGCGCTCGTCCGGCTCGAGGATCCGGACCTCCACGTGCGGGAGCGGCTGACCGACGGAGCCCGCGATGAGCCTGTGGCTCGGGCGTGCCACCGTCAGCACCGGTGAGGCCTCCGTCAGACCGTAGCCCTCGAGGAGCTGGAGCCCGAGGCCGTGGAAGGCGCGCTTCACGTCGTCGGCGAGGGCCGAGCCGCCGCTGATGAGGTACCGGATGCGACCGCCGAAAAGGCGGTGGATCGGGTAGAAGACGATGCGCCCGAGGTTGAGCCCGCTCTTGTCCCAGAGCCAGCTGTTGGCGCGCATCACCAGCTCGGCGGCCTGCTCGAGCACCACCGACCGCTCTCCGAGTCGGTTGCGGATGCGGCGCTGCAGGAGCTCCCAGAGGGCCGGGACCCCCACGATGGCCGTGGTGTGCCCCTCCTTGAGCGCGCTCGTGATCGCCTCGCCCGTGAGCTCCGGCAGGTAGGTGATCGCCGCGCCGCTGGCGAGCGGCATCAGCAGGCCGGCGGAGAACTCGAAGGTGTGGTGCAGGGGGAGGACGCTCAGCGAGCCGTCGTTCGGCGTGAAGTCGAAGACCGACGAGAGCTCCGACACCATGTAGGTGAAGTTCTTGTGCGTCAGCATCACCCCCTTCGGGTGACCCGAGGTCCCCGAGGTGAAGATCAGCGAGGCCACGGCGTCGCTCGCCACGCGGTCGGGGAGGCGGCTCTTGCGCGCGGTCTCCTCCTCGAGGAGCGGGAGCGCGAAGGCCTGGCTGAAGGTCCAGAGCTGGCTCTCCAACCCCGCGCCGCGGAGCGCCGCTTCCAGCCCGGCGTGCTTCTCGAGGAGCGCGTCGCTGATCAAGATCCCGCGGGCGGCGGCCGAGCGGGTGAGGTTGACGATCTCGTCGCGCGTGGACTCCTTGTCGATGGGCACGCAGGTCGCGCCGGCCTTGATCACCCCGAAGTAGGCCATGGCCCACTCGGGCCGGTTCTCGCTGAGCAGGAGCACGCGGTCGCTCGGGGCCACGCCCCCCTCGGCGAGAAAACCCGCCACGCGCGTCGCCAGCTCGTGGAGCTCCTCGTAGGTGTACTGGTCCCGGTGGCCGTCGCGCAGCATCCGGAGGGCCACCCGGTGGCGGTGCAGCTTGGTCGAGGTCTCGAAGAGCTCGAGCAGATGATTGTACGTGTAGGTCGACTTCGGCTTGGCGGCGAAGTCCTTCTCGAGCTCGGGGAAGACCCACTTGTGCAGCCCCGGGAAATGGACCTCCATCCAGTAGGCGTACCAGTCGAGCTCGTGCACCCCCCACGGCAGGAGCGCGCGCTCCTCGGCGGGGACGCGGCCGTGCAGCGCCCGCACGTTGTCCGCCCGGAAGATGTAGTGGTTCTCGACGGTGAAGGGGCGGTACATGTCGAAGGCGTCCTGCATGCTCCGCGTGACCTCTTCGGCGCGGTCCACCTTCTCCTTCAGCCGGTCCACGAGGTCGACCACATGACCGCCCCCCCAGCGGGGACGCAGGCGGTCGAGCGTCTCGCCGGCCTTCTTCGCCAGCCGGTTGAACATCGGCAGCGAGGTGCGGTCGAAGCGCTCGAGCGAGACGGGCTGGGCCTCCATGCGGGCCATCAGCTCGTTCACGACCCGATTGCCCGACTCCTTCTCCTGGTAGCGCTGGCGCTTGTGCAGCCCGAGGAGGGTGACGACCCGCCGCATGCGGATGGGGTTGTCGTCCCCCGAGCAGAGCTGGTGGACGAGCTTCGGCTGCTCGACGCAGGCCTGCGCGCCGACGAGGAGCAGCGTCGAGGCCACGTAGTCCACCGGGATGAGGTCCAGGATCAGCTTGTCCGACGAGGGGAAGAGGTTCTGCCCCTTGAGCGCGAGGAAGATGAGCGGGGCCGTGGTGGTGAAGCCCTCGTTCCAGCCGGCGAGCGGGAAGTGGACGGCGCTCTCCACGATGGCCGGGCGCACGATGGAGCGCACGATCCCCGTCTCGGCCACCACGAGCTGGTCCCCCATGGCCTTGGTGTAGCAATAGATGTTGGGCCAGCCCCAGCGCTGGGCGCGCTCCACGCCGAGCTGGGTCAGCCGGTCGCGGATCCAGTTCTTGCGCTCGCGGGCCTGCGCCAGCTTCACGTAGCGCTCGTTGTCCGGGTCGCGCCCTTCCTCGCGGAGGCGGAGGCGCGCGGCCACCAGGAACTGCGCCGCCTGGACCGCGTCGTCGGCCTCCTCGCGCACGCGCTCGGAGAGGCGGGCGCAATCGGCCAGCTCCTGCTCGACGGAGAAGCGTGCCCCCTCGAGCTCCTTCTGGCGCGGGAAGTAGCCTAAGACCTCCTCGTCCTCCCAGACCTCCCCCGAGCGGTTCCCCGCGACGAAGCAGGTGCTAACGTGCACCAGCGCAGGGCGCTTCATGCGCTTCGCGAAGGCGAGCAGGTTCTTCGTGCCGTGGACGTTCGTGCGCAGCGACTGGTCGAGCGCCGGGTTGAAGGTCACCTTGCCGGAGCTGTTCAGGATCACGTCCACGTCGTCGGCGATGGCCTGCGCCTGCTCGTCGGTGTAGCCCAGGTTGTCGAGCGTGACGTCGCCGCCGACCACGCGCACCTTGTCGCGCAGGAAGCCCTCGAGCGCGCCGCCGTAGCGTTCGCGGAGCACGTCGAAGACGGGGGAGCCCACCACGTCGGCCCAGAAGCGGGCCTCGCTGTCGGTGCCGCTGCCGGCCCGGCACATGGTGTAGACGCGGCCCACCCCGGGAAAGCGGTGGAGCAGCATGGCCAGGGTCACCTTCCCCAGGAACCCGGTGCCGCCGAGGAGAAAGACCCTGCGGCCGTTATAGATCTCGGTTGGGGAAAGGGTCGCCATGCACGCGTATCCTCGGGACGTGACAGGGCATTAACAGGAAGCCGCGGGGGGCGTCAACCAAGGGCGTCAACCAAGACGGACGCGCGCGCGCCGCGCGTGGGTCAGGGCCGGACCGTGATCGGGACGACCGCGTGGGCCCCGGACGGGTGCAGGGTGTGGTTGCTCTGCACGAGCGCGACGATCAGGTCGTGCTTGCCCTGCTGGGTGGTCCGCGGGATGTCCACCTCGATCTCTCCCTTGAAGCCGAGCGCGAGGTAGGCCCCCCTCCGGTCGTCGAGGAAGACGTGGTAGTGCCCCTCTCCCGTCTTGACCTCGGTGTTCTTTTCGGGGTCGACCAGCGCGAAGTTGGTGACGGTGATCGTCAGGCGCACTTTGTCGCCGCCTCGCAGGGTGGTGGGGTTTGCCGTGGCCGAGACCTGCGGCTGCGCCGAGGGGACGAAGCCCGACGGCCGGCAGACGTGCTTCAGGCCCTCCGCCCGGCAGACCAGCCCCTCGGGGCACTTCCCCTCGTTACAGGTGAACCCGCCGTCGCCGTAGTCCGGGTTGAAGCAGCCCGCGGCGGAGGTGACTGCGAGCGCGGCGAGGAGGATGCCTCTGAGGCGGCGCGTGCGTAGGGTCATGGCGTCACCTCAGAACCGGAAGGCGGCGTGGAGGCCCGCCCCGTGGGGACCGAAGAGCGGTGCGATGGAGACGCGGCTCTCGGTGCGAGGACGACGATAGTGCAGCACGAGCAGGACGCCGCCGGTCACCGCGGCGACCGCACCGACGCCGAGGCCCACGAAGGCCACCTTCTGAAAGGTCTTGCCGCGCGACTCCTTGCCCGCCACCTCGGAGAACTCCCGGCCGGCGAGGTTGTCCTCCTCGAGCGCGCTGGCGTTGGCCTTGGCCAGACCGCCCATGATGGCGCCTACGACGAGCAGCACGCCCCCCGCGCCGAGGGTCGTCCACCCGGCGATCCCGAGGGCTCCGCGCCGCGGAGCCGGCGCCTCCGTCACCCGGGTCTGTCGTCGCGAGGCCTCGAGCTGGCGTCGCTCCTCCTCGAGGCGCGCACGGTCGGCCGCCACGCGGTCCCGCTCGGCCTTCTTCTTCTCCCAGGTGCGGCGCAGGTTCTCGACCCGCGAGCGGACCTGGCGCTCCACCTCCTCGCCGGGCTTCGAGGCCACGTAGGCCTCGAAGTTCTTGATCGCCTCGTCCTCGCGTCCGAGCGACTCGTAGCAGCGCGCCATGTTGTAGAGCAGCGCCGGCTTCTTCGAATAGCCGTAGGCCTGCTGAAACTGCTTGAGCGCCCCCTCGTAGTCGGCCCGGTTGTAGAGCTCTTCGCCGAGCGTGAAGTACTTCTTCGCCAGATCCTCGTCGCCCGCGGCGCGAGCCACCGACGACAGGCTGGCCACCACCAGGACCATCCCCATCCCCATCCAACGCATCGAAGCCTTCATGGCCTCACTCTACACACCGTGGCGGGCAGCATCAACGCCCGTCGCGGCGCGCGTTCATGGGCGCGGTGCGGCGCCTTGCACGCTCCTTGTCGGCATGCGATACCCAGGCGTCAACCATCGGACTATTTCAAGGAGTGGATGATGCGTACCTTCTTTCTCGTCGGTGGAGTGATGCTCGCGGTGGCGGCGGGGTGCAAGAGCGGTAACCCTCAGGGCGGTGCCCCGACCACGGGGGCGCCTCCGGCGGCGGCGCCGGCTCAGCCCGTGGGGGGCGAAGGAGCGGCGCCCGCGGCGGCCTTCGACAGCGCGCCTCCGGCCGGCACCAAGGCCAAGTGCCCCGTGTCGGGGGAGACCTTCACGGTCGCGGCGGACTCCCCGCGCTCGGAGCACGGGGGCAAGCACTACGCCTTCTGCTGTCCGCCCTGCAAGACCAAGTTCGACGCCCAGCCGACGAGCTTCATCAACAAGTAGCGCGCGCGTCCCGCCCGTCCGTGCGCGTCGCCGCGGCCTACTCGACGTCGGCGATCAGGATCGGCGGGTGGTGCAAGACCGAGATCTCGGGGCTCGCGCCCACGTAGCCCTTGGCCATCGCCAGGGCCTCGGCCATCGTGTCCGCGCGCTCCCAGCCGAGGATCTCCGGCACGTGGGCGTTGATCGCCCCGGCCACGATCACCTTCCCCACGTGCTGGCGCCCGTTCTCGCCCCAGTACCACATGAAGAAGGGGTGCGCGCCGTGGTAGGCGTTGCCGCGCCGGTACATCTGGACGTAGCTCGGGTTGTGGGCGAACTCGAGCTCGTACTTCTCGCGCAGCGTCACCGCGTCGCGCGTCTCGGGGAGCAGCCGGTTGAAGAACTCGATGTAGCTCGGGTGGTGGTCGTGGTCGAACTCGTCGTAGCAGGGGTGCGCGAGGACGAGGACCCCCCCCTTCTTGAGCAAGGGCTTGCCCCGGTACATGTTGTGGAAGTAGCCGAGCCCCATCACCTGCACCAGGATCGGGTTCAGGATCGAGTTCACGTTGTAGGGCGAGATGTACGGGATCCCCGAGACGAGGATGTCGCACTGCCCGCGCACCTTCACCGCGTATTGATCGAAGCAGCGGGCCAGGATCTTCTCGTGCACGGGCTCCGTCGCGCCGGCGTGGCAGGCGATGAGCTCGTAGCTCGCGGGGACCGAGTGCATCAGCTTGCGCTTCGCCGCGCGCGGTAGCTTCGACAGCGTCCACTTGAGGCCCTCGAACTTCAGCCGGTCGAGCTCGGTGAAGTCGTCCTCCTGCTTCATCAGGAAGTCCATCTGGCCCTTGTACATGCGGTTGTTCAGGGCCGTCTCGATATGGAAGACCTTCAGGTGCTGGTCGACGAGGCGACCGATGCGGTTGCACTTCTTGGCCAGCATCGAGCGGGCCGGATCCATGTAGCCGTCGCTCGCGCGAATCGTGTGGGGCTCGTGGTGGGCCCGCACCGTCTCGTAGTTGCAGAGCCCCACGCCCACGGACTTGTGCCCGCCGTCCATCGGCACGAGGTTCAGATTCAGGTAGATCGTCAGGTCCGATTCCACGGCCCGGCGGTTCAGCCAGACCGGCTCGTCGTGGTCCGTCTTGCCGAGGAAGACCATCCCGTCGGGGTCCTCCGCGTCGTGGTTGTAGAGCCGGTCCGGGTGATAGGCGTCGAAGATCTTGGCCCCCACCATGCGCTTCAGCTCGGCGTCGGTCATGCGGCGGTGCAGCGAGGTGGCGACGATCAGGTGCACGTCGTCCACGCCGTAGTTCGCGAGCAGCTCGAGCACGATCTCGAGCATGGTCTGGCGCAGGTCGGGGGTGGCCATGGGCGGCAGCGGGAGGCTGATGTCGTCCATGGCGATGGTCACCTTCATCCCCGGCTCGAGCTGGGCGAAGAGGGGGTCCATCTGTTCGGGGTGGTTGAGCGCGTGGCGGATTGCGGCCCCCGCGTTCGGCAGGCCCTGGATCGGCGGCTTGGGGTAGATGACGCGCGTCCCGACGGGGAAGTCCTCGAGCCAGAAGTCCTCCCCGTAGTAGACGATGCGTGGGGCGGAATCCTTATCGATGTAGACCACCTGCTCGTCCAGCTTGCGGCGGGGCAGGGCTCTCATGGGCATCGGGCAGACCTCGACGGGTGACGTGGGCCCGCAGGCATTAGCAGCCTCGGGGCGCGGCCGTCAACCTGCGCGTCGTCTGCGCGTCGCCTGCGAGGCGTCCGGCGGGCGCGACGCCCCCTGACGGGATGGATCGCGGCCCAGGTGACCGTGGCTAGCAGAAGCGGCCGAGCCCCGCGTTGTAGCAGCAGTTGCGGTTCGCGCCGCAGACCCAGCCGGCGTAGCACTGGCAGCCGTCGAAGGCCGTGCCGCAGGTCGCGCAGGTATCGCCGTTCTTGCCGCAGTGGGCGTCCGTGGCTCCGAGGTGGCAGTCCGCGCCGGTCCAGCACTGGTCGGGCGCGCAGATCGTCTTGCACTGGCCGTTCTGGCAGCGCTTCGACCCGGTGCACCGGTCCCCGCAGTCGCCGCAGTTCTCGTCGGTGCCGAGGGTCGTGCAGGTCGCGCCGCAGAGCTTCTGGCTGCCCGAGCAGCGGCAGCCCCCGCTCTGGCAGGTCGCGCCTCCCGTGCAGGTGTCGCCGCAGCGGGCGCAGTGCGCGTTCGAACCGAGCTGCACCTCGCAGCCGTTCGTCGCGAAGTTGCCGTCGCAGTTGCCGTAGCCGGAAAGGCAGCCGCAGGCGCCGAGCGTGCAGGCCGCGTGGGCCCCGCAGGTCAGGCTCGCGCAGGGGTCGGCGTCGGTTTTCGGCGGGCCCTTGTCTCCGACGGGGGAGGGGCCGTCCGGGGCGCGAAGGTCGCCGCTCGGGCGAGGTCCGTCCCCCGCGTCCACGGGGCGGCCGTCGCTCGCCGGGCCGTC from Deltaproteobacteria bacterium includes these protein-coding regions:
- a CDS encoding tetratricopeptide repeat protein, which encodes MKASMRWMGMGMVLVVASLSSVARAAGDEDLAKKYFTLGEELYNRADYEGALKQFQQAYGYSKKPALLYNMARCYESLGREDEAIKNFEAYVASKPGEEVERQVRSRVENLRRTWEKKKAERDRVAADRARLEEERRQLEASRRQTRVTEAPAPRRGALGIAGWTTLGAGGVLLVVGAIMGGLAKANASALEEDNLAGREFSEVAGKESRGKTFQKVAFVGLGVGAVAAVTGGVLLVLHYRRPRTESRVSIAPLFGPHGAGLHAAFRF
- a CDS encoding NAD-dependent epimerase/dehydratase family protein is translated as MTRTLVTGGTGFLGRHLVEHLLARGESTLRVLTTGPAPRWLEALGAEVVQGSITEPEVATRAVAGVETIYHLAGRVSRSPDDARLMHAIHVDGTRHLCEAAKAARVRRIVLVSTSGTLAVTETGLRIPDESHAAPLELIGRWPYYASKYYQEETAARACEGGPELVTVNPSLLLGPGDDRLSSTQDVLRFLKEEIPVVPSGGMNFVDARDVAPALVAAMERGRPGEKYLLGGPNWTCAEFFGRLARITKVPGPRLKLPDRLTLLGARVMDSLYRHFDRVPPVDYTSVEMATYFWYLDDGRARRELSFTTRDPGETLLDTVSYLRRHLLESDAFSDPPAELPA
- a CDS encoding sigma 54-dependent Fis family transcriptional regulator; translation: MLTVHAGPDVGKSCALDLHRVSVGQASDNELVLTDPQVSRRHLEFQVHDQGYLVRDLKSTNGTYYQGARILEVLVSPGAELRLGSTVLRVVAQSERSEPVARRQALGTLIGSSAPMQEVYGLIAAVAPTDVTVLIEGETGTGKELVAEELHRHSSRARHAFSVVDCGALPPTLIESELFGHERGAFTGASSERAGIFEKSRGGTVFLDELGELPLDVQTRLLRVLDRRQIRRVGGDAVRKVDVRIVAATNRDLREEVRQGRFRQDLYFRLSVVRINVPPLRKRLEDLPLLAEHFLWQMGCVNPPEVLTPEVLKVLLSRKWPGNVRELRNVVERSVVLADEAPFQVDSAQLSATSEEEGLTDEERGAAHRPVTTPSGAANWLAPAVPAGFLDQPYKGAKESLLQLFEELYLSRLYERYGHNISRIARDAGVDRQLVRRLLRKHGLPEEP
- a CDS encoding sulfite exporter TauE/SafE family protein, whose product is MDPTAPLGLSLLCLAVALGAALYSAGGHGGGSAYLALFALFGMPAAVMKPTALAMNVLVAGVAVVRFGRSGAVPWRLLVPLCAGSVPAALGGGFILLPERIYMPLLGATLLVAAARLWLPARLDALRPAPAWPWLVLLGSALGFLAGLTGIGGGIFLSPILILAAWQDPRGASGAAAVFIVVNSAFGLAGHLLRGAPLSTAFLPLAGAAVIGGLAGSWLGAARLEARTLRRIHALVLLVASAKLLARLLRGA
- a CDS encoding AMP-binding protein, producing MATLSPTEIYNGRRVFLLGGTGFLGKVTLAMLLHRFPGVGRVYTMCRAGSGTDSEARFWADVVGSPVFDVLRERYGGALEGFLRDKVRVVGGDVTLDNLGYTDEQAQAIADDVDVILNSSGKVTFNPALDQSLRTNVHGTKNLLAFAKRMKRPALVHVSTCFVAGNRSGEVWEDEEVLGYFPRQKELEGARFSVEQELADCARLSERVREEADDAVQAAQFLVAARLRLREEGRDPDNERYVKLAQARERKNWIRDRLTQLGVERAQRWGWPNIYCYTKAMGDQLVVAETGIVRSIVRPAIVESAVHFPLAGWNEGFTTTAPLIFLALKGQNLFPSSDKLILDLIPVDYVASTLLLVGAQACVEQPKLVHQLCSGDDNPIRMRRVVTLLGLHKRQRYQEKESGNRVVNELMARMEAQPVSLERFDRTSLPMFNRLAKKAGETLDRLRPRWGGGHVVDLVDRLKEKVDRAEEVTRSMQDAFDMYRPFTVENHYIFRADNVRALHGRVPAEERALLPWGVHELDWYAYWMEVHFPGLHKWVFPELEKDFAAKPKSTYTYNHLLELFETSTKLHRHRVALRMLRDGHRDQYTYEELHELATRVAGFLAEGGVAPSDRVLLLSENRPEWAMAYFGVIKAGATCVPIDKESTRDEIVNLTRSAAARGILISDALLEKHAGLEAALRGAGLESQLWTFSQAFALPLLEEETARKSRLPDRVASDAVASLIFTSGTSGHPKGVMLTHKNFTYMVSELSSVFDFTPNDGSLSVLPLHHTFEFSAGLLMPLASGAAITYLPELTGEAITSALKEGHTTAIVGVPALWELLQRRIRNRLGERSVVLEQAAELVMRANSWLWDKSGLNLGRIVFYPIHRLFGGRIRYLISGGSALADDVKRAFHGLGLQLLEGYGLTEASPVLTVARPSHRLIAGSVGQPLPHVEVRILEPDERGVGEVVARGHNVMAGYFQNQEATRATIREGWLHTGDLGHLDEEKNLYIVGRSKEVIVDSNGKNVYPDELEELYASPWVKELSVVGLPDGTAERVAALVVPDYEHDGALEKEEVRERVREHVRSVSAGLPFFKRIKVVQLSDRELPRTATKKVKRREVVAELQRLHKHGETDGAREGGGEAEHDWLLDIVAQVSGRPRGRIALPTRLDELGFDSLMYTELGVALEAAGATVRGVDDLTGIATVRELAGVAQRTRPSRAPVDETEASVAVERDELQIPEVVASVGRKVLGAGQRWLYERLLETSFDGQAHIPAHCNFILAPNHCSHLDIGLAKFAIGEAGDSLCALAASDYFFDQRYKRAYFENFTNLVPMDRSGSLRKSLKRALQLVEHGYNLLIFPEGTRSPTGELGEFKASLGYLALHGKVGILPMHIWGTFDVFPKGAVWLKGRKVGATIAQFMPHEGLEELVSGLPKSEGYRLVAAATQRLVERARDGRNATFVPSALRALWDGERLGPDGGLA